A section of the Humulus lupulus chromosome 2, drHumLupu1.1, whole genome shotgun sequence genome encodes:
- the LOC133814991 gene encoding uncharacterized protein LOC133814991: MSNRIVSYILTDGSVVDDYEQVTHHFLHHFQSFLGCSGRANGHIDMQSIFCGPVLDMASQLDLIKPFTFHDVKMALSSIHPVKSPGPDGYGASFFKVMWKEIGRDVSLAVLEFFETSFIPQSLNYIILVLIPKVDQPSNAADFRPIACCTTIYKCISKMLCSRLASILPSLINPNQGAFIKHRTLASNVLIFQYLIKGYNRKNSSPRCAMKIDPSKAYDLIDWDFLENLLKALCFPSRFIRWIMICLRGTSYSLLLNGRIQGQFKGGKGLRQGDPISPLLFVIVMDYLTRMLIKASNDKGLSINHSKSRNYFGGQSDATKEFVLSCTNLQEGSFPLKYLGVPLSPTKCKAFDFEVILKKIRLNFLWGVKGTRIKFHMASWEFVCRPKAYGGLGFRERPAWNKTMIAKFLWAISFKQDQLWVKWVNTIYLKGVPTRDYTLKQDDSGYWRKLIKLSHFVSRLDLEVAVVHVPKHNFVQWQAVNNHLLTRDLLHSSHVNITSLSCPVCYQMNESDLHLFFECIFSEKIRQAIANRLGDAIWLGNSNDWHDFLAGCRRDWLGQVVSDTLAVAVYFI, encoded by the exons ATGTCTAATCGCATAGTTTCTTATATATTAACTGATGGGTCTGTTGTTGATGATTATGAGCAGGTAACTCACCATTTCCTTCATCATTTTCAGAGCTTCTTGGGTTGTTCAGGTAGAGCTAATGGTCACATTGATATGCAAAGTATCTTTTGTGGCCCGGTTTTAGATATGGCGTCCCAACTGGATCTAATTAAACCATTCACTTTTCATGATGTTAAAATGGCCCTCTCTAGCATTCATCCAGTTAAAAGTCCAGGTCCTGATGGGTATGGGGCTAGTTTTTTCAAGGTTATGTGGAAAGAAATAGGCAGGGATGTTTCACTGGCTGTCCTTGAGTTTTTTGAGACGAGTTTTATTCCTCAAAGCTTAAATTACATTATTTTGGTGTTGATTCCGAAGGTGGACCAGCCTTCTAATGCTGCTGACTTTAGACCAATAGCTTGTTGTACTACCATCTATAAATGCATTTCTAAGATGCTCTGCAGTAGGCTTGCTTCAATCCTTCCTTCTTTGATTAACCCTAATCAAGGTGCGTTTATAAAGCATAGAACTCTTGCCTCCAATGTTCTAATATTTCAATATTTAATAAAGGGGTACAATAGGAAAAATAGCTCTCCTAGGTGTGCTATGAAGATTGACCCTAGCAAAGCTTATGATTTGATTGATTGGGACTTCTTGGAGAATTTACTAAAAGCTCTTTGCTTTCCTAGTAGATTTATTCGTTGGATCATGATTTGCTTGAGAGGCACCTCCTACTCGTTACTATTAAATGGTAGAATCCAAGGGCAATTTAAGGGAGGTAAAGGGCTTAGGCAAGGAGATCCTATTTCTCCTTTGCTCTTTGTCATTGTGATGGATTACCTTACTCGAATGTTAATCAAAGCATCCAATGATaaag GCCTTTCTATCAACCATAGTAAATCTCGTAATTACTTTGGTGGGCAGTCCGATGCTACTAAGGAGTTTGTGTTGAGTTGTACCAATCTGCAGGAGGGGTCATTTCCACTGAAGTATCTTGGTGTCCCTCTTAGCCCTACCAAATGTAAAGCATTTGACTTTGAAGTTATTCTCAAGAAGATTAGATT GAATTTCTTGTGGGGTGTGAAGGGAACCCGCATCAAATTTCACATGGCTTCTTGGGAATTTGTCTGTCGTCCTAAAGCTTATGGAGGGCTTGGGTTTAGAGAAAGGCCTGCTTGGAACAAGACTATGATTGCAAAGTTTCTCTGGGCCATTTCCTTTAAACAGGACCAATTATGGGTGAAATGGGTGAATACCATATACTTAAAAggagttccaaccagggactataCTTTGAAACAAGATGATAGCGGATATTGGAGAAAATTGATCAAGCTGAGTCATTTTGTGTCTAGACTAGATTTGGAAGTTGCTGTAGTGCACG TGCCTAAGCATAATTTTGTTCAGTGGCAAGCTGTCAATAACCACTTACTCACTAGAGATTTACTCCATAGTTCTCATGTGAATATTACTTCCTTAAGCTGCCCTGTTTGCTATCAGATGAATGAATCTGATTTGCACCTCTTTTTTGAGTGCATTTTCTCTGAGAAGATCAGACAGGCTATTGCTAACAGGTTGGGAGATGCGATTTGGCTTGGTAATTCTAATGATTGGCATGATTTCTTGGCTGGTTGTAGGCGTGATTGGCTGGGCCAGGTGGTTTCCGATACTCTTGCAGTTGCTGTCTATTTTATCTAG